A genomic segment from Aegilops tauschii subsp. strangulata cultivar AL8/78 chromosome 1, Aet v6.0, whole genome shotgun sequence encodes:
- the LOC109776843 gene encoding ELF3-like protein 2, which yields MRKSGGGGEDKVMGPLFPRLHVNDTTLKGGGPRAPPRNKMALYEQFSVPSQRFAANTAPAAAHRPAASYAAVSSASAGQIGGIDRPLFPSFCVPSNEPVRLPEHIKTNSSGRDGHATSGRLSTQLKSKDAYAAGSTAECSSSQRRDNNSNNNNTKNSSGKKLTNDDDFTVPSVFCSGVRPRSNHEEVRIQENSTPFPATSPYKSGPTVSKPTAKFPNTDKRYLEGRNASDTRAMDSPSIIRDKAPANTTTNFLEAEERTSSFQFSAEKTMGKRDDKGSSYSRVKETSSINVSDKQHSRNEGHQARTRNENAAESQNAPKAGNGPYSTDVACNGASNLSEKGLRETGEKRKRSTGHHDAQRDDSSDSSVESLPDLEISPDDVVGAIGPKHFWKARRAIVNQQRVFAVQVFELHRLIKVQKLIAASPHLLIEGDPCLGSALVTSKKKTAAANVEKQLLSAKSKDDDDAQLTLQQAEYSKDNTEGNQASRSQDNDVVEVRHENQAASNGAVSSNPPAMPAPPDNKQNNWCAPPPQNQWLVPVMSPSEGFVYKPYTGPCPPAGSILAPFYASCAPLSLPSTAGEFMNSPYGIPMPHQPHHMGVGGPPAMPPMYFPPFSVPVMNPVVSSSAVEQVSRVAAARPNTHIEHHSRSSCDMRNEAVSAGGVWRFHSSRGSELQGSSAASSPCDRQQGQGEARGPAAAAPAAPLPTSSAGNGNAAQQPQVSSGSQENPVAAAARVIRVVPHTARTASESAARIFRSIQMERQQNGP from the exons ggggaggacaAGGTCATGGGCCCGCTCTTCCCCAGGCTCCACGTCAACGACACCACGCTCAAGGGCGGCGGCCCGCGCGCGCCGCCCCGCAACAAGATGGCCCTCTACGAGCAGTTCAGCGTCCCCTCCCAGCGATTCGCCGCCAacaccgcccccgccgccgcccaccgcccCGCCGCCAGCTACGCCGCCGTCTCCTCCGCCTCCGCCGGACAG ATTGGTGGGATCGACAGACCTCTCTTTCCATCATTTTGTGTGCCTTCAAACGAACCTGTGCGTTTGCCCGAACACATCAAGACCAACTCGAGTGGGCGGGACGGCCATGCTACATCTGGGAGGCTTTCCACCCAGCTTAAGAGCAAGGACGCCTATGCTGCAGGATCGACTGCTGAGTGTAGTAGTTCACAGCGTAGAGACAataacagcaacaacaacaacacgaAGAATTCTTCTGGGAAGAAGTTGACTAACGATGATGATTTTACGGTTCCTTCTGTCTTCTGCTCTGGAGTGCGCCCTCGTTCCAACCATGAGGAAGTGAGGATCCAAGAGAATTCCACACCCTTCCCAGCTACAAGTCCGTATAAGAGTGGGCCTACAGTGTCCAAACCAACTGCAAAATTTCCCAACACCGACAAGAGGTACCTGGAAGGAAGGAACGCGTCGGACACGAGAGCAATGGACTCTCCAAGTATTATCAGGGACAAAGCACCAGCAAACACAACGACAAACTTTTTGGAAGCTGAAGAGAGGACTTCATCATTTCAATTTTCTGCAGAGAAGACAATGGGTAAAAGAGACGACAAAGGCTCTTCGTATAGTAGGGTAAAAGAGACGAGCAGTATAAATGTTTCTGATAAGCAACATTCCCGAAACGAGGGGCATCAGGCTAGAACAAGGAATGAGAATGCTGCTGAGTCTCAGAATGCTCCAAAGGCTGGAAATGGGCCATACTCTACTGACGTCGCATGCAACGGCGCTTCTAATCTGTCGGAGAAAGGCCTAAGAGAGACTGGTGAAAAGAGAAAAAGATCAACCGGACATCACGATGCGCAGAGGGATGATTCCTCGGATTCCTCTGTGGAATCTCTGCCAGATCTGGAGATCTCTCCAGATGATGTTGTCGGTGCTATTGGTCCAAAGCATTTCTGGAAAGCAAGAAGAGCTATCGTCAA TCAGCAGCGGGTTTTTGCTGTCCAAGTGTTCGAGCTGCATCGACTGATCAAA GTGCAGAAGTTGATTGCAGCATCTCCACACCTACTTATTGAAGGGGATCCGTGCCTTGGCAGTGCCCTGGtgacaagcaagaagaagacgGCTGCAGCCAATGTGGAAAAGCAGCTTCTATCAGCTAAAAGCAAAGACGACGATGATGCACAGCTTACCCTGCAGCAGGCGGAGTACTCGAAAGATAACACTGAAGGAAACCAGGCTTCACGATCTCAAGACAATGATGTAGTCGAGGTCCGGCATGAGAACCAAGCTGCATCAAACGGTGCGGTTAGCAGTAACCCTCCTGCTATGCCTGCTCCTCCCGACAACAAGCAGAACAACtggtgtgctcctccgcctcagAATCAGTGGCTCGTTCCCGTCATGTCTCCATCGGAAGGGTTCGTCTACAAACCATACACAGGGCCATGCCCCCCGGCAGGAAGCATCTTGGCCCCGTTTTACGCAAGCTGTGCTCCTCTGAGCCTGCCATCTACAGCTGGGGAATTCATGAATTCTCCATACGGCATCCCTATGCCTCACCAGCCGCACCACATGGGCGTCGGCGGCCCACCAGCCATGCCTCCGATGTACTTCCCGCCTTTCAGCGTGCCAGTGATGAACCCGGTGGTCTCATCCTCTGCAGTGGAGCAGGTGAGCCGCGTGGCCGCAGCGCGACCCAACACTCACATCGAGCACCACTCGAGGAGCTCGTGCGACATGAGGAACGAGGCTGTGTCGGCCGGCGGCGTCTGGAGGTTCCACTCGTCCCGCGGCAGCGAGCTGCAAGGGAGCAGCGCCGCCAGCAGCCCTTGTGACAGGCAGCAGGGCCAGGGCGAGGCGAGGGGCCCTGCCGCGGCCGCACCTGCGGCACCCCTCCCTACGTCGTCAGCCGGGAACGGGAACGCGGCCCAGCAGCCCCAGGTCTCCTCGGGCAGCCAGGAGAACCCGGTGGCGGCAGCGGCCCGTGTGATCCGGGTGGTCCCGCACACGGCGCGCACCGCGTCGGAGTCGGCAGCGCGCATCTTCCGGTCGATCCAGATGGAGAGGCAGCAGAACGGCCCGTGA
- the LOC109776844 gene encoding serine/threonine-protein kinase GRIK1 has product MAADMAGCCCFSCFGFLRKLHHRPAAGDSDGAPSKDLLLPLPRSSDDGSFYAGDDPDNSSSFLGDESRSFYEREEEDYLLRQSDGDGDDEPPRKRSEDIILSRARNGFACRDSLVRDTRKLFRSEDETTGCKMINQYVHLGKIGAGSYGKVVKYRNIKDGRLYAIKVLSKHYMLKVRVVRSETAMTDVLREVSLMKMLDHPNIVNLIEVIDDPNTDKFYMVLEYVEGKMVCDNGIGLGEATSRKYLRDIVSGVMYLHSHNIIHGDIKPDNLLVTSTGNVKIGDFSVSQIFEDDDDMLWRSPGTPVFTAPECCQGSAYHGRTADTWAVGVTLYCMITGKYPFLGETLQETYDKIANDPVEIPGDTSPQLADLMQRLLYKDPGHRMTLQAVAAHPWVAGAEGPVPEFVCRCGFGRRNRSDSQEAVQ; this is encoded by the exons ATGGCGGCGGACATGGCCGGCTGCTGCTGCTTCAGCTGCTTCGGCTTCCTCAGGAAGCTCcaccaccgccccgccgccggagaCAGCGACGGCGCGCCGTCCAAGGACCTGCTTTTGCCGTTGCCGAGGTCCAGCGACGACGGCAGCTTCTACGCCGGGGACGACCCCGACAACAGCagcagcttcctcggcgacgagAGCAGGAGCTTCTACGAGAGGGAAGAGGAGGACTACCTCCTCCGCCagagcgacggcgacggcgacgacgagccGCCCCGCAAGCGGTCCGAGGACATCATACTCTCCCGGGCCCGGAACGGCTTCGCCTGCAGGGACAGCCTCGTCAGGGACACCAGGAAGCTCTTCCGCTCCGAG GACGAAACAACCGGCTGTAAGATGATCAACCAGTATGTTCACCTGGGCAAGATTGGTGCTGGGAGCTACGGCAAAGTG GTTAAATACCGAAACATCAAGGACGGAAGGCTATATGCAATAAAG GTGTTGAGTAAACACTACATGTTGAAAGTGCGTGTTGTGCGGTCAGAAACGGCCATGACAGATGTTCTTCGGGAA GTATCCCTCATGAAAATGTTGGATCATCCCAATATAGTAAATCTCATTGAGGTGATTGATGACCCAAACACAGATAAATTCTACATGG TTCTTGAGTATGTTGAGGGGAAAATGGTGTGCGATAACGGTATAGGTTTAGGAGAAGCTACTTCCAGGAAGTACTTGCGGGACATTGTCTCTGGTGTTATGTATCTTCACTCTCAT AACATTATTCATGGTGATATTAAACCGGACAACCTCTTGGTCACAAGTACTGGCAATGTGAAGATAGGGGACTTCAGTGTTAGCCAGATATTTGAG GATGACGATGATATGCTTTGGAGGTCTCCAGGTACTCCAGTTTTCACTGCACCAGAGTGCTGTCAAG GTTCAGCCTACCATGGCAGAACAGCTGATACATGGGCAGTCGGCGTTACCCTGTATTGCATGATCACCGGGAAATATCCATTCCTCGGAGAAACTCTGCAGGAAACTTACGACAAG ATCGCCAATGATCCGGTGGAAATACCCGGCGACACGAGCCCCCAGCTCGCCGACTTGATGCAGAGGCTGCTCTACAAAG ATCCGGGACATCGTATGACCCTGCAGGCCGTGGCCGCGCATCCCTGGGTCGCCGGGGCCGAGGGCCCGGTCCCTGAGTTTGTGTGTAGGTGCGGTTTCGGTCGCAGGAACAGGAGTGATTCGCAGGAGGCGGTGCAATAA